The following proteins come from a genomic window of bacterium:
- the rsmD gene encoding 16S rRNA (guanine(966)-N(2))-methyltransferase RsmD, giving the protein MRIIAGIAKSQKLKSIRGLRVRPTSDRVKESLFSILGSKIVNARVLDLFAGTGNLGLESLSRGAAFAVFVDNDIQSINVIKQNIANLGFTKSTFVVHGELPAILKYIKKKLEFRSQKLAFRNLASESCDSQIEFDVVFLDPPYLDDLELPTIEALIVHRLLNSNALVVVEHHKKTDMPVTIRHIRRIRQEKYGDTIITFYQNYT; this is encoded by the coding sequence GTGCGTATAATCGCTGGAATAGCTAAAAGTCAAAAATTGAAATCTATTCGTGGGCTACGGGTTCGTCCGACCTCTGACCGAGTCAAAGAATCGTTATTCTCTATTCTAGGAAGTAAAATAGTTAATGCGCGGGTTTTAGATCTATTTGCTGGAACAGGGAATTTAGGGTTAGAATCGTTAAGTCGCGGAGCAGCCTTTGCTGTTTTTGTTGATAATGATATTCAAAGTATCAATGTTATCAAACAGAATATCGCTAATTTAGGATTTACGAAATCAACGTTTGTTGTCCATGGGGAATTACCCGCAATACTAAAATACATAAAGAAGAAGTTAGAATTCAGAAGTCAGAAGTTAGCGTTCCGAAATTTGGCATCTGAATCCTGTGATTCGCAAATTGAATTTGATGTGGTATTTCTCGACCCGCCGTATTTGGACGATTTGGAACTTCCAACGATAGAAGCATTGATTGTTCATCGTCTATTAAACTCAAATGCGCTCGTCGTAGTTGAACATCATAAAAAAACCGATATGCCGGTTACAATCCGACATATTCGACGGATTCGGCAGGAGAAATACGGAGATACTATCATTACCTTTTATCAAAATTATACCTAA